In Oenanthe melanoleuca isolate GR-GAL-2019-014 chromosome 10, OMel1.0, whole genome shotgun sequence, a single window of DNA contains:
- the LOC130257482 gene encoding recQ-like DNA helicase BLM has product MAAVPHNNLREQLRRHSARGALRAPAPPRDRPPGFTFKRAARGLAAAAVLRDKDVNAPPAGRAAARGCALPPSPAPSPGPSPGPAIASGEQWDDIDDFDLSGIEKFCRPPVVSPKGLRHRPGSQDSIICLGDSSPRRDLDSAAAAAGGDQEPPGAVPSPPHLAGDTWPLAGAELEEDDLDIIPPSPEEELPPFSPSVQSAR; this is encoded by the exons aTGGCGGCCGTGCCGCACAACAACCTGCGGGAGCAGCTGCGGCGCCACTCGGCCCGCGGGGCCCTgcgcgccccggccccgccgcgggaCCGCCCGCC GGGCTTCACCTTCAAGAGGGCGGCGCGGGGCCTGGCGGCCGCCGCGGTGCTGAGGGACAAGGATGTGAACGCGCCGCCGGCCGGGAgagcggcggcgcggggctgcgctctgccccccagccccgcgcccAGCCCCGGGCCCAGCCCCGGGCCCGCGATCGCCAGCGGCGAGCAGTGGGATGATATCGACGACTTTGACCTGTCGGGAATCGAGAAGTTCTGCCGGCCGCCCGTGGTGTCCCCCAAGGGGCTGCGA CACCGCCCCGGCTCGCAGGATTCCATCATCTGCCTGGGGGACTCGAGCCCCCGCCGGGATCTGGACAGCGCAG ctgcagctgctggaggggacCAGGAGCCCCCGggggctgttcccagccccccacacctggctggggacacctggccTCTGGCAGGTGCTGAGCTCGAGGAGGATGACCTGGACatcatccctccctcccctgaggaggagctgcctcccttctccccctctgTGCAGAGTGCCAGGTAA